The genomic window TCAAAATATTTATGTTGGATTCTTATTTCAGATTCTGCTTCTTTCTACTAGTTCTTTAAACAgtaaaagctaatttttttttttttaagattttatgtatttatttgtcagagagagagagtgtgtacaagcaggggaagcagcaggcagaggagaagcaggctccctgccgggcaagGATAGACGCTAAATATTGACATTCCTAATTACTGTTATTGTTCCTCAAATGACATTTAAGTTTGATGGTGTAGGTCTTGAAATGCTACCTCTAGAATGGTATGGAGTATTATACATATGATTTGATAAATGCAAGATATAATAAGCTATTCATCTCTATTATGAACATTATTTTAAGAATGATGACTGAAATAAATTGACCCAGGTCTGTCAACCTCACCCTTTTTTGGAAAGAAGTttgggataaaaataaatacattaagacAAGTAACCCTGTTAGATTACTTTATAATCAACTGAAACaactttgcttttgctttagTTGTAgattttaggaaataatttaaGTGTGGTCTTTATATTTTCActgttgtatttttctgtttcttaattttgaCCTgttcatatcatatatatgtattttaaattgtgataaaaaagatataatgtaaaatttaccatctcaCCCATTTCTAAGAGTACAGTTCAGTAttataaatacattcacattaaTGTATAACCAAGTTCCagaaattttttatcttataaaactgaaattctgtacccattaaacaactcaTTTCATCATCTCTTGgtgaccaccattctactttctgttttgatgaatttgactactttaaatacctcatatacatggaatcgtgaatggcttatttcactttttgttaagattttatttatttatttgacagacagagagagatcacaagtaggcagagaggcaggcagagagttgggggggtggaaagcaggctccccgcagagcagagagcctgatgcagggctcgatactagggtcctgagatcatgacctgagccaaaggcagaggctgagccacccaggtgccccttatttcacatttttaagactCATATTTCActatatctttttatatctttttggatCATAGTTTTGTCATTTGATATGTTAATGATCCCCACTTAATTTTGAAATGATAGATTTCATAAacagtattttgtgtttttgttgttttaaaaaaaaaaaaaaattacaggttcTTGAGCATGTTTCCTAAGCAGTAGACTATGATTTGCTTGTACTGGCAGTAAACAAGTAATAATGATACTATCTTAGAAGTGCAAGtcatttctcatatttctttcaTATACAGGTAGAGAGGGGGGCAGTGCGGTAGAATGTGCATCACATCTTAGTTCTAGTTCTGGTACTTACTAGCTTATAACCATAGAGCTTTGAACTTCAGTTTCATTGgttttctcaactataaaatgacGAAAATGTTAACTACCGTGATGATCGTTTTCCGTAACCATTGTTTTGATAAGTAAGTCAGATCGGTACACAAAGCACCTTGCCCAGttattggtgtttttttgtttgtttctgttttcaagCTTGTTAGACTGCTTCTGTATCCATGCTTGTGATTTAGCTATCCATCTCATTTTGCTCACcagcataattttattttgtattagcAGACTTTGAGTGAGGTTGTCAGGGAGGGACTGCTTAACGTTCTCTTAAATCTTGTTTCCATAAGAACCTTTAATTAAAGAGGCATGAATATCTTCCTTTAaaacttttacattttcatttctgaatcatgtctttgtttagattttatcAACATGTAAATGATATAATTCCTATAGtcaacaaagaaaattatttttgtgactataaacatttgtttaagtgactataaacatttgtttaagtCATTCAAATATATCTGTGTGAGTAAGGTTCTTTAGAAATTTCTGGgacatgaagttttaaaataaatgccatTATCCAGCTTGGAGCAAATTCAGTTATGAAGACTTTTTTAGAATTCTAAAGTTCAGTAAACATGTTTCAAAATCAATGCATTCAAAAGgtccaaatataaattttatacaattccttatttttccttcactagATTACAGcgaggcaagaaacaacaaatcgAAAATGGCAGTGGAGCAGAAGACAATGGTGACAGTTCTCACTGTAGTAATGCTTCCACACACAGTAATCAGGAAGCAGGACCTAGTAACAAACGAACCAAAACATCTGACGATTCCGGGCTTGAGCTTGATAATAACAATGCAACAGTGGCAATTGATCCAGTAATGGATGGTGCTAGTGAAATTGAATTAGTATTCAGGCCTCATCCCACACTAATGGAAAAAGATGATAGTGCACAGACAAGGTAAGTGTGTAGGTTAGCTTCAGATTATTTGAATTCATAATACTTAATTTGGAGTTAAAAGGCAATTTTGTGTAAGAAATAAGGGCAGTATTTGTCATGCCATTGATTGCCAGGGTTCTTTTGGATGTTCTGGCTGCCTAGattacaattttctttcttcttcgtGTGCTTCCTACCCACATTTGTGTATCTAAAAGGAGtgactctggggcgcctgggtggctcagtctgttaaggctctgccttcagctcaggtcatgatgccagagtcctgggattgagctctgtgttggtctccctgcctagtggggagcctgcttctccctcttcccctgcccctccccccactcactcatgctttctctctctctctctcatataaataaatataatcttaaaaataaatgaataaagaaaaggaatgagCCTCCTAGGTAGAGGGGGAAGAAGAGTCCTTTAACTTGTTCAAAGAGTGATTGAATTATAAACCATGCTTTAAGAAAAAGTGTCAAGATTAGTGCTTCTTGACtgttttaaaaaccagaaaattgATCAGTTCTTAGTATAAAATTTGCTCAGAATTTTATTATTCCTCTTGCTGCTGTAGATGGTAGAATTCTACTTCTTGGGGTTGaggggtattttttttcccactgctgCAGTACTCCTtatatttgtttgatttttgtcatGTCATATTTACAGATGGTAAGGTAGAGCTTTCATGCCCTTGTAGACAGATGGTGAGTTTGTACTTTCCCCTCTTCTGCACCttgcaataaaaaatgtttagataATAGAGGAGTAAATTTTTGGTACTCTTTTATCAGCAATtgagacatttacattttattcagtTTGTTAGAAATGTATTCTATAATTTGAGTATGTTTTTATCATTAGtgtagaaattaaattattaatgatttatttttccagatacATAAAGACTTCAGGTAATGCCACTGTTGATCACTTATCCAAGTATCTGGCTGTGAGGTTAGCTTTGGAGGAACTTCGAAGCAAAGGAGAATCAAACCAGATGAACCTTGATACAGCCAGTGAGAAGCAGTATACCATTTACATAGCAACAGCCAGTGGGCAGTTCACTGTGAGTATTTAAAAGAATAGGCTGTTGAAACCGGGAGCACATTCACCATCTGAGACTGGCAGGTGTTTTGGTGGGGCCTAATAAAAAtgttcaggaccctgagaccctgacagAATGAGAAATTGCAATGGGGTAATTATTTTGATATCTTTTGGTTGTCCTTTTATGAATAGTATGTGACAAGTTTTATcctaagagtaaaaaaaaaaaaaggactttgatGTTTGTTTCATCTCACTGCTGTGCTTTGAAtagttttttaattgtttctttttctgttttaggtaTTAAATGGCTCTTTTTCTCTGGAATTGGTCAGTGAGAAATACTGGAAAGTGAACAAACCCATGGAACTTTATTATGCACCCACAAAGGAGCACAAATGAGCTTTTACTAAAACCAAGTCTGAGAATGAACTTTTTTTATAGcctatttctttaatattaaagATGTAACGTCTTTACTTTTACGGACAGAATCTTGGATATGttgttcagttttctttctgaGCCAGACTCGTTTACACTATTAGAATCTTTTCcccttaatttaaaatttcctttttggaagGGACTGCAGTTATTcaggactttttctttccttttaaaaatatatctaagttGTATGTTTTCATGAAGTATGGTTCCATTTGGAGCACCCTTTTGACCCAGGAATTTTTCACAGTTCCATATTCTTAAGTGAAGATTCAGTTGGCtgtccttttccctcccctcaaAAGTTTTTTAGGCCTACAGAAtgttaaataatatgtattttgactttttttcctggagtcttgtatatttatagttttctatataaGCTGTAGTATCTTCATGAAGACCAAGGCTCAAACTTACTGTGCTTAAAAAACAATTCTCATAGGATTATTATTTTCATGGTATTTTCTTCCataatatctcattttttaaaaaaggttcttTATGAACTTAGTGTCCATTGTCAtgcaatgttatttttttccattttttccctctaattttgGAATTTCTGATCctgggaaagagaaacaaaatgtcaAGTTCTATGAGAACTTGGTTCATTTACAGAtttcactgaagaaagaaaaattaaattggtcTTATGTAGTCTTCAAGTGTATATTTAAAGAGGTCTTTTTGTATTAGCTTTACTGTCACTTCAGTTCCTTTATTATGAGTGTTTGatgttttttcctattaaaataccaGAGATATGGAGATATTTTGCACTTTAGCCTTGATGAAAAGTACAAGATATGTTCAAAGCTTCcctaattcttttcttcttggtaGCCACGTAAGTTTCAAGAATATAACATGGCACATAGAACTAACTAACAACTGGAAAACAAAGTTTACTTCAGTTTGAAAAGTGTGTTCAGCGTTTTGGGTGGCCCTATCACTTTGTAAATTTGGTGCTCTGCTAATCACACTCTAGAGAGGCAAGGTAGTGGAGCTTGAGCCCTGCCTTAGTGAAAGATTATTTTGTAGAAGAATGTCAGCAAGTAGGGTAAAGTCATTTTGTTCTTcttaatttagttttatatttagagACAGTGTTGGGCTGTTAGAGCCAGAAGGCTTTATGACGACAGATCAGAAATAAGATTGACTTGTGTGTTGCTTTTCATCACTGTCCTGATTCCAGGTATGTTTCCAGGCTTATAAATATCACAGTATTTACAAAGACTTGATTGCATTGAGAAATTAACCTcaaagggttttttggtttttttgcccACCAGGGTTGAGTAGTCCTCCAGTTCCATTGTAACTAAATAACCTGTCTagacattgtaaatatttatctgtCATTTTTGACAGATTGCGGCCAGCTTGATGTTTTAAATCTTCAGTCCAATATGAAAACTTAAAGGCTCATTAAATTTTTTACTGtcttactgaaaatatttcaaatctgtttttatagttttattgtgCCATGAAATTTGAAGACCACCAAAAATCAAGGGAAATTTTGTATTCAATTCCTTTTCTGGTGTAATGTTAAGTTGTATAGATTATTAATGCATGTCCACTGCATATAACCCTGGTTTTGTGATATAACTGCTTAGATTTTATTCGTGATATTAGATTAGTGGTTGCATTAAATAACTAAATTCCCATTGTGATTAATTGAAATTTTGTCTTGAAGCAGAAAATTATTTGTGAATATAAGCTTTGTGCTTAGAGAATGTGTTTCTATCTGTTGGTATGGGAGGATGTAAACTGCGTCATTAGTGAATTCATTAGATGTGTAATTCTTTGCAAAATATAATAGGTATTTGGTAGAGCGTAGAgtgtagtttgtgtgtgtgtggtgggtgggtactggggggggtgtgtgtgtgtgtgtgtgtgtgtgtgcgtgtgtgtggtggGTGGGTACTCTTTATCATCACCACCAACCAAGGTTTTGTAATTCTTTATCTAAGTAACTTGTATACCCACTCTTTCAATTGAAGAACAAAAGGCTCACCAAATGAGGTAAGGGCCTTTAAGatacattatcattttaaaatttattatagtaaaatatacataaccaAATTTACCATTTGAAccatttttatgtgtataaatcagttgcattaagtacattcatggTGTTGTGTACATCACTGCTATCTAGTTTCACAACTTTAAGCTCATCATCCCAAACAAACTCTGGAttcattaaacagtaactccccattccttTCCCCATCCTCATCCCTCAAGCCCTTGGTAAACTTTATTGTTTCTCTCTTTGAAGTTGACTATCTTAGGCAccttttataaatggaatcatataatatttgtcctttgtgtCTGTCTTACTTCATTGagcatgtttttaaggttcatccatgttgtatatttatgttacattttgtttatccatttatctttgGATGGACACAGATTGATGGACACTTTTTGCTGTTCGAATAATgctactttgttcatttttgtacaagtatctgtttgagtccctgttttaaattctttgagtatatacctagaagCACAGTTGCTGGAATATacagtaattctatgtttaattttttgaggaaccccaaACCATTTTCCCCAGGCCCTGCACtgttttatattctcaccagcagtgtactAGGATtgcagtttctccacattctcaccaacacttggtatttgtttgttttttaatagttacCCTAATGAGGGTAAAgtgttatttcattgtggttttgatttacatttccctaaaaGCTTGTGATACTAatctttcatatgcttattggctgTTTGTATATCTTCTGTAGGAAAATGTTCAGatcttgctcatttttaattgggtggtgatttgttgaattgtaggagttttttaatctattatcaGATGTAGAAATACTTtgtcccattctgtgggttgcttatTTACTCTCTTGGTAGTGTCCTTTGGTGcacaaaatttctaattttgaagAAGTCTAGTTTGCctgtttgtgttgttttcattgtTGCCTATGCTTTTTGTGTCCTATCTATTCAAGAAAGCATTATCAAATCCAGTGTTAGGAACGtcttatatatgttttcttctaagagttttatttatagatttagcTATTATATGTAGgtatttgatccattttgagttttgtgCATGGTAAAAGGAAAGGATTCAgctttgttgtttgcttttggatatccagttttcccagcactgtttgttgaaaagactgctgTTTTTCCATTACATTGTCTTGGCAGTCTTACTTGAGATTAATTGACTATGtttgtgagggtttatttctaggctctgtATTCCACCTGGTCTATATATATGATTGTCCttttgccagtaccacactgttttgattactgtagctttgttgtaagttttacattataatttaaaattctttgaacCCTGTGAAGATCATGTTTCCCTTGTACATTTTAGGAAATTGAGGGTCAGGATTCTGATTTAGATATCTAAACGTGAAATAATTGAAATCAGCTAGATGAGAAaaggtgacctttttttttttttttttgagaaaaggtGTCTTTTTATAATCCCCTCACATTTCTACTTAGAAATActtgcttttataaaaataaaatagaaacatagtTTTAAGAAAGGAATATATGCATGCAGTTGTTgtcattataaaaattacttcCTTGAGAACACTTCTGAATTAATGGAGTAAGGCCTCTGAAAATCTGTTCTTCCATAAAAGTGATGAGAACACTGTGAAAGttgtcaaaattaaatttttcagaaCTCTGAAACTGAACTAAAGGCTTTCAGTAATCTGAATATTTATCAGTAATAAAAACTGTAAGTTCCATAGCATTAGAGATTGCTCTACCCTTTTCCCCCCACTTCTGGATAGTCTTAAAAAGGAATAGCCTTGCAACTATGGTAGCAGTGAAAATCTGCAGCCTTGGAACCCCTGGAAGGGGCTTAAAGCTCCCTAAAAATCCCATCCCAGAGAATCATCACTATTTGACTTGTCTGGTCCTTCACTGAATAGCTCTAGTCCCAGAACTTGTCTTTATTTGATCTAACTCTGCCTGTGTGTATAAAGCTCTGTCTACAGCCTGTTTGTTAAAAACAGCTTCAGTTATTCAGCATAGCAGTGTTTCGGGGCAGTGATACCAATTGGGAGTAAAAAGAAGGTGGccaaaaaaataaagggaaaagccAGGAATGACATGTTCGTGTAGGACTTTGAAAAGCTTCAGCATATTCCTGTGAATATCGAAGGCCGCGTGCATGTGCAAGGCTATATGCATTCCCAAGGGGGAGAAGAAGTCACTAATTGTACCGGTGGCACAACGTGGCCTCTGCAAGCAGGAAGTGAATACTAAGGTTGagttgggaaaaaacaaaacaaaactacatgtTGTGGTGTTGGAGGCCTATCCCAACACACTT from Lutra lutra chromosome 15, mLutLut1.2, whole genome shotgun sequence includes these protein-coding regions:
- the RNF2 gene encoding E3 ubiquitin-protein ligase RING2, which encodes MSQAVQTNGTQPLSKTWELSLYELQRTPQEAITDGLEIVVSPRSLHSELMCPICLDMLKNTMTTKECLHRFCADCIITALRSGNKECPTCRKKLVSKRSLRPDPNFDALISKIYPSRDEYEAHQERVLARINKHNNQQALSHSIEEGLKIQAMNRLQRGKKQQIENGSGAEDNGDSSHCSNASTHSNQEAGPSNKRTKTSDDSGLELDNNNATVAIDPVMDGASEIELVFRPHPTLMEKDDSAQTRYIKTSGNATVDHLSKYLAVRLALEELRSKGESNQMNLDTASEKQYTIYIATASGQFTVLNGSFSLELVSEKYWKVNKPMELYYAPTKEHK